In Duganella zoogloeoides, a single genomic region encodes these proteins:
- the ccoO gene encoding cytochrome-c oxidase, cbb3-type subunit II, with translation MKFSHEWIEKNPWLLIALVTLVISVGGAVEIVPLFFQKSTTEPVAGLKPYSPLRLTGRDIYVREGCYNCHSQMVRPLRAETERYGHYSVAGEFVYDRPFQWGSKRTGPDLARVGGRYSDEWHRTHLANPRDVVPESNMPNYPWLAKTKLVPQDVVPKLRALQRLGDPYTDAEIAAAPEELKDKTEEDALIAYLQGLGTLIKARN, from the coding sequence ATGAAATTCTCACATGAATGGATCGAAAAAAATCCCTGGCTGCTGATCGCCCTGGTCACCCTGGTGATCAGCGTAGGCGGCGCCGTGGAAATCGTGCCGCTGTTCTTCCAGAAGTCCACCACCGAACCGGTGGCCGGCCTTAAACCGTACAGCCCGCTGCGGCTGACCGGCCGCGACATCTATGTACGCGAAGGCTGCTACAACTGCCACTCGCAGATGGTGCGGCCGCTGCGCGCCGAGACCGAGCGCTACGGCCACTATTCCGTTGCCGGCGAGTTCGTCTATGACCGGCCGTTCCAGTGGGGCTCCAAGCGCACCGGCCCCGATCTGGCGCGCGTAGGCGGCCGCTACAGCGACGAATGGCACCGCACCCACCTGGCCAACCCGCGCGACGTGGTGCCGGAATCGAATATGCCCAACTACCCGTGGCTGGCCAAGACCAAACTGGTGCCGCAGGACGTGGTGCCGAAGCTGCGCGCGCTGCAGCGCCTGGGCGACCCGTACACCGATGCCGAGATCGCCGCCGCGCCGGAAGAACTGAAGGACAAGACCGAGGAAGACGCCCTGATCGCCTATCTGCAAGGCCTGGGCACGTTAATCAAAGCAAGGAACTGA
- the ccoN gene encoding cytochrome-c oxidase, cbb3-type subunit I, with product MELASNYNYKVVKQFAIATVIWGIVGMLVGVIIAAQLAWPALNLDIPWLTYGRLRPLHTNAVIFAFGICGLFATSYYVVQRTCQVRLFSDKLASFTFWGWQAVILLAVVTLPMGYTRGKEYAELEWPITILIALVWIAYAVVFFGTLITRKVKHIYVANWFFGAYILAVTILHVVQGASMPASLTKSYSAYTGVQDAMIQWWYGHNAVGFILTAGYLGMVYYFIPKQAERPVYSYRLSIVHFWALIFTYMWAGPHHLHYTALPDWTQSVGMVFSLVLLAPSWGGMINGMMTLSGAWHKLRTDPILKFMIVSLSFYGIATFEGPMMSIKTINALSHYTDWTVAHVHGGALGWVGFITMGSIYYLIPRLVGEQKMYSVKLIDLHFWVATIGVVLYIAAMWIAGVMQGLMWRAVNPDGTLTYTFVEGVKATYPYYAVRVLGGFMYFSGMCVMGYNTWMTLRRRATVIAPIPALAAAH from the coding sequence GTGGAGCTAGCATCGAATTACAACTACAAGGTCGTGAAGCAGTTCGCGATCGCCACCGTGATCTGGGGCATCGTCGGCATGCTGGTGGGGGTGATCATCGCCGCCCAACTGGCATGGCCGGCGCTGAACCTCGACATTCCATGGCTGACCTATGGCCGCCTGCGCCCACTGCATACCAACGCGGTGATTTTCGCATTCGGCATCTGCGGCCTGTTCGCCACGTCGTACTACGTGGTGCAGCGCACCTGCCAGGTACGGCTGTTTTCCGACAAGCTGGCATCATTTACGTTCTGGGGCTGGCAGGCCGTGATCCTGCTGGCAGTGGTCACGCTGCCGATGGGTTATACGCGCGGCAAGGAATACGCCGAACTCGAATGGCCGATCACGATCCTGATCGCGCTGGTGTGGATCGCCTACGCGGTCGTGTTCTTCGGCACGCTCATCACCCGCAAGGTCAAGCACATCTATGTGGCCAACTGGTTCTTCGGCGCCTACATCCTGGCCGTGACCATCCTGCACGTGGTGCAGGGCGCCAGCATGCCGGCCAGCCTGACCAAGTCCTATTCCGCCTACACCGGCGTGCAGGACGCCATGATCCAGTGGTGGTACGGCCATAACGCGGTGGGCTTCATCCTCACCGCCGGCTACCTGGGCATGGTGTATTACTTCATCCCCAAGCAGGCCGAACGCCCCGTGTACTCGTACCGGCTGTCGATCGTCCACTTCTGGGCGCTGATCTTCACGTACATGTGGGCCGGCCCGCACCACCTGCACTACACGGCGCTGCCCGACTGGACCCAGTCGGTGGGCATGGTGTTCTCGCTGGTGCTGCTGGCGCCGTCGTGGGGCGGCATGATCAACGGCATGATGACGTTATCGGGCGCCTGGCACAAGCTGCGCACCGACCCGATCCTGAAATTCATGATCGTCTCGCTGTCGTTCTACGGCATCGCCACCTTCGAGGGCCCGATGATGTCGATCAAGACCATCAACGCCCTCTCCCACTACACCGACTGGACCGTGGCCCACGTGCACGGCGGCGCGCTCGGCTGGGTCGGCTTCATCACCATGGGCTCGATCTATTACCTGATTCCGCGCCTGGTGGGCGAACAGAAAATGTACAGCGTCAAGCTGATCGACCTGCACTTCTGGGTGGCCACCATCGGCGTGGTGCTGTACATCGCCGCGATGTGGATCGCCGGCGTGATGCAGGGCCTGATGTGGCGCGCGGTCAACCCCGACGGCACCCTCACCTACACCTTTGTCGAAGGCGTGAAGGCCACGTATCCGTACTATGCGGTACGGGTGCTGGGCGGCTTCATGTATTTCAGCGGCATGTGCGTGATGGGCTACAACACCTGGATGACCTTGCGCCGCCGCGCCACCGTCATCGCCCCCATCCCTGCCCTGGCTGCGGCCCATTGA